The Cucurbita pepo subsp. pepo cultivar mu-cu-16 chromosome LG15, ASM280686v2, whole genome shotgun sequence genome contains the following window.
gacacgctcacgactAACCTTAAGAAGAATTCAAACACATATTCATTTTTTGCATAtctcaaacatccatccattcaGATTCTATTAAGACATTGGCCCTCATGTGCCCATGCCATGTTATTTACGGACTCCGACAACAAGTGCATAATCCAACCTCTAACGCCTAGTTGGGGCACAATAACACACACTCGCCTAATTACTATTATTGAAAgatctattttaaaaaaagtttctcAAGACACTCCCTCGAAACACTCACATTTATTGTGACATACACATGTGTCACATGATAGTACACATAGGCCACAAGGCTTCCTGCAATGGAGAGCCGACAcatatttgagatattttcAATCCTCTGTGCgtctattattttgtttacatTTTCAATCACATGTGATGGGGAaggaaacaattttttttaaaaaaattattattaaacacttaattttttttagttgcaTAGTTGCAAACATCCAGTCAgcaatgatataaaaaattggaaatattgcaataaataaataatttaaaatgattttggtTGGCTATTTTTGGGTTGTGGAAGCGATAAGATATAGACTCCGTGATATGAGCCAATGAAGGGCTTGAATTAAATTCAATCCAACGGCCCTTATTCAATTTCATTGAGTTAATTAGATTTGTTTTCCTCCGACGTGTTCAAGTTGGCCTCGACGtacttattctattttattttatattttttagacaagCCGCTTTGAATATTACCACCAtcgttttaataaattatcttGAAggatcaattaaattaaaatgcaaCTACGAATAATATCCGACATTCATTAGTTAGAATAAACTATAACTTgtataaattacaatttatgatgtatgagctaTATCGTATGATACCGTATACttatatatgatgatgtatgtgCATATGATGACGTATGAGTTATAATGCTTGATTATGTGTGTAATATATGACGTACTTAatatgcttgatgcactttatgACGATATGATGaatatgatgattgcatgacgtttatcttaatataaataaaattattatcatccATGACTGTACTTTCCAGAGAAGAcgatattttaaatgttttcgacATTTATATTAGagatgaaattttcttttaagaggtATATTCTAAAAACATGAGATGTTAGTAGCgactttaaatatataaaaatttatggccgttagaaaaaatatttttctagcttaaaatatttaaatgtattattaattttttttgaaagtttaaggatattaatttatctattttattttcaccgTCATTTAAGCAAATACATTATATTAGGGTTTACGAGGACAATTATTTGTATAGGTTATATAAGTTTAAGGACTATATAAAtgttagccgatgtgagactttcatcatcgaacaataaatatataaatggtTCAATAATTtcgaagttaaaaaaaattataaactttacttaattattgtatttgtttatgttCATTTTAAGTAGCTAACAAATGTTTTATGAATGCCAAAATTTGCTGATTATGATCATTTATGGATATCGTGATATATATTGAATGAAATTATTGACCAAAACTTGTACTATAATTGTAGtattaaattccataaaatcatttttggTTTCAATGGAGCTTTCActcattaattcttttttgtaataaaaataataataattattattattattcagcTCTTATGAACTTATTAACATTAATATCACTTCAATTTGTTTATCACTACTAAGCAAAAGAGACAGATTCGATTTGACTAAatattaatcattaaaatggaaagaaaaaagaaaaaaaaaaaagacaatttcATTTTGAACTCACAAGCTattgcattttttattttatcaaataatttagaaagaaaCATTGAccaaatctataatttttttttacgaataaaataaaataaaaataataataatgagatACAGACAATGGTGAAGTTTAAATAGGAGTAGGGAGCCATTAGAGGTAAGATCAAGCAttgagaggagagagaaaaaggcgGCCCCGCCGCTGCAAATACCGTTCTAAGTGTCGACAGAgcagaggaaaagaaaaacagagaggtTCTAAGATGAGATCTGCTACCACTCAAGACGATGTTCTTGAACCGTTGCTGCAGCCGACGCCCGATTCGCCGTTGCTGTCCGACAAGCATGAAACCAACGACGAACTCGAAAACATATTATCCGACACTCAGATGCCTGCCGTCCACCGTTACACTCGAGCTACTTGGATAGAGCTTAAGCTTATGTTCTATTTGGCTGCTCCGGCGGTTTTCGTCTACATGATTAACTACCTCATGTCCATGTCTACCCAAATCTTCTCCGGCCACCTCGGTAACCTCGAACTCGCCGCTTCCTCTCTCGGCAACAACGGCATTCAAATCTTCGCCTACGGCCTCATGGTATTCTgtttttaatatcaatttcagattattattgttattgttattaatttctaaattaaaatttccaaacaGTTGGGGATGGGGAGTGCAGTGGAGACTCTATGCGGGCAAGCGTTCGGCGCCGAGAAATACGATATGCTTGGCGTTTATTTACAGAGATCAGCCATATTACTGACGCTAACGGGCGTGCTTTTAACGATTGTCTACATATTCTGTAAACCCATTTTAATCTTTCTGGGTGAATCCAGGGAAATTGCATCGGCGGCTGAAATTTTCGTGTATGGATTGATTCCTCAAATCTTCGCATACGCTATAAACTTCCCAATCCAGAAGTTTCTTCAGGCACAGAGCATCGTGTTTCCGAGCGCGTACATATCGGCTGCGACGCTGGTGGTGCACGTGGTGTTGAGTTGGGTGGTTGCCTATAAAATTGGGCTGGGGCTGTTGGGAGTGTCGTTGGTTTTGAGCTTTTCGTGGTGGATAATTGTGGTGGGGCAATTTGTGTATATAGTGAAAAGCGAAAAGTGTAAAGAGACATGGCGAGGGTTCAGCTCGAAGGCGTTTTCGGGGTTGGGGGGTTTCTTTAAGCTGTCGGTGGCGTCGGCGGTGATGCTGTGCTTGGAGACTTGGTACTTCCAGATTTTGGTGTTGCTTGCTGGACTTCTCGACAATCCTGAGCTTGCTCTTAACTCCCTTTCTATCTGGTACCTTTTTCCTCTTCCACACTTTTCATTATCTTCTTCTCACTCAGGATAagaatcataaacaaaaaacaaaaaacccgTGTCTTTTAAGTCACGAAATTGTTCTCGTTCATAGGTGGACAtagatattaattttcatttcattcaagttttgttttttttttttttttattattctcgGCCTACCCATCTCACACTAGATTAATAAccaaataaaaggaaaatttttgATGGGTGAGTTGGTTGAGAATtattattgagagtgagttTCATGTTGGTTAATTTAGCAGAAATCATGAGTTTAATAGCTAGAaatactatttccattggTTGATGCTTTTTAAGAAGTGCGACTCATTATTCCTAGTGGAgtcgttttttaaaaatgggtattaaatagaaataaaattgtttgattGGTGAGTCTGTTGAGGAtcattgttgggagtgagtttTACATGGACTAATTTAGTGAAGATCATGATCTACACTATcatgtcatttttaaaaaataagtattaaatagaaatagaattgtcAACgtgtaaaaaattaaaatataaaaacctTGGAAGTATTTGATtggaaataataaagaaacgAGAACAGCGCCAGCTACCAAATACGgaacccttttcttttaccattttaattaaatattcaaatttcaaattatttttaaaaattaaatttaaaggaattattcaaaattaggcttatttctcaattttttttttctttagaataTAGTATCGGTACTAATTTATTTCGAATTCTATAcctttcatttaaatattgattatttaatctaatttaatttgactATGCTCTGGTTTTACAGCACGACCATTTCTGGATGGGTTTTCATGATTTCAGTCGGCTTCAATGCAGCCGCAAGGTAactttttctcaatttcttttaatgtttatttcttCTGTTTTTAATCATTTCTTGTGTTCTTTGAAGGATGTTTTCGTAATTTATCTCGATATAAAATCATGAATTTTATCGAAACTCATTAACATATCACTCATTTATACATAATTCAACTCgtttaagtatatttttataataaagatgTCGAAAATATCACAAATTTTGTGTTGCAGCGTGAGAATTAGCAACGAGCTGGGAAGTAGGCACCCAAAATCTGCAGCCTTTTCCGTGGTGGTGGTGACTGCCATTGCCTTCATCATCTCTGCATTCTGTGCTGTAATTATACTCGCACTTCGCAATGTCATCAGCTACGTCTTTACAGATGGCCCCGTCGTGGCGGCCGCCGTCTCCGATCTTTGCCCACTCCTCGCCCTCACCCTCCTCCTCAACGGAATCCAGCCTGTGTTATCTGGTACTACTTCAATTTTCACTCACCTCCCTCAATTCCACACATATAATTcatgttcatttattttgattttgggaaGGCGTGGCGGTTGGGTGCGGGTGGCAAGCTTTCGTCGCCTATGTAAATGTCGGTTGCTATTATGTCGTCGGAGTTCCCTTGGGTGTCCTTCTCGGTTTCTATTTCAAGCTAGGAGCAAAGGTACCATATATTTGTTCACTTAGAACATAAACTCTCGAACATTGATTAAGAGGGTGGAATGAATGAACATTGATTAAGAGGAGAGGGTGGAATGAATGAATTGTGCAGGGTATATGGCTGGGGATGATAGGTGGAACATGCATGCAGACAATGATTTTGATATGGGTCACATTTCGAACAGATTGGAATAAAgaggtaattaattaattaattaacataattataattttaaaaaagggtataatagtaaattgaaatctgatttttgtttataaccTTTTGAAGGTGGAAGAAGCGGTCAAAAGATTAAACAAGTGGGAAGACAACCCGCAAACTACTTTGAAGGGTTAAATTTCGCGGGTTCAATTCCTTCGGGTCGGGTACTCtcttaagaaaagaaaaaaagaaaaaaaaaaaaagaaatatatattatatatatatatatttttttcttttttcttttttattctgtCATCTAGATTTTCAATTCCTACCATTTAGAAATAAGGATGCAATTGCTTACGTGGAAATTCTTGTTTGGTTGGTCCAAgtatttgttttcaaaattttagatcaaaataatattatttcgGTAACTCATTATTCCACGTACTTTAGaattagtatttaatttaatttaattaatgtattttttaatatatttgaaaattggtTCACATAGTTATTAAGATAAAAGTAGTTCATttgggagaaaagaaaaactaatcGTTATGATggaagaatatattagttagaaaatatatcttagatattcgtaatcagttaaatttgaatagtagtatattttattctcaagatttaattagtttatattttaggtaTTAGATAGTATCttgtattaaatattaatgaagatAGAACTTTCAATCTGAATaatttttctcattcttaaatcTGTATCCTcggttgagtaataatattttcagataAGATCTATTCACTATTTTaagtggtagatattgtgtcTGACATAAGTgtaggattgttgggagaatAGTGACCTATCGAATTAATTAAGggtgattataaatttagaagtaaggaatacatttcAGAACTAAGAAACTTATTttgaaagtggacaatattatattaacttatattcaaaatgaacaatattataccgttataaatttattagaaatttattagtagatgaaattaatttattttttaaaagaaacctACTAAAAAAAACGTGCGGtactaaaaaagaacaaggaaaaaaagtaaaaagtactTTTTGTATGTATGGTGGTGCCCCCATCGCAGCTCACTGCTCGCTGCGTCCTTGTTGAACACAGAACAGCCACAGATACCTCGCTCAACAAACAAGCTCAGAAacattaatctttttaaataaaaaaaaaatacccttttaaaatttaaaattattgttacaacttttaaagaagaaaaaaaaaaaaaaaaaaaaaaaggtttcaGTTTGGGAGTGAAGAAGATGGGATCTGCTTTCCAAGACGATGTTCAACAACCGTTGGTGGAACTACAGCAGTCCACAGCGGCATTGTCGTCGTCTCACTCAGTGTATGCCGTAACAAGCGACGAACTGGAGAGGATATTGTCGGACGACAATGGGTTGAGTGTCGTCCAGCGTTACAGTCGAGCTACTTGGATGGAGTTGAAGCTTCTCTTGTACCTGGCTGCTCCCATGGTTTTCGTGTACATGATCAGCTACCTCATGTCCATGTTCACCCAGATGTTCGCCGGGCATCTCGGAAACCTCCAGCTCGCCGCCGCGTCTCTCGGCAACACTGGCGTTCAACTCTTCGCCTACGGTCTCATGGTATTTACATTTCCCCCCTTTTCTCACTTTTTAGTTCACTGTtgtgagaaatttgaaattgggGTGTATTAAAACAGCTAGGGATGGCCAGTGCTATGGAGACTCTGTGTGGGCAAGCGAACGGTGCTGCGAAGTACCATATGCTTGGCATTTACTTACAGAAATCAATGATCATTCTAACTCTAACGGGCATTCTGTTAACGGTAATTTACATCTTCTGCAAGCCCATCCTTATCTTTCTTGGTGAGCCAGAGGATATTGCTTCGGCAGCTGAAACTTTCGTGTACGGTTTGATTCCGCAAATCTTCGCCTATGCGTTGAACTTCCCCATCCTCAAGTTTCTCAATACTCAGAACATAGTGTTTCCGAGCGCTTGCATCTCGGCCACGATGCTGTTGGTACACGCGCTGCTGAGTTGGGTGGTTGTGTATAAAATTGGGATGGGGCTGTTGGGGGTGTCGTTGGTGCTGAGCTTGTCGTGGTGGATTATACTGGTCGCCCAATTTGTGTACGTAGTTAAGAGCGACAGGTGTAAAGAGACATGGACAGGGTTCAGCACGCAAGCCTTCTCTGGGTTGCTGGGATTCTTCAAGTTGTCCGTTGCGTCGGCGGTGATGCTCTGCTTGGAAACTTGCTATTTCCAGATTCTGGTTCTGCTTGCTGGATTGCTCGACAACCCTGAGCTCACTCTCGACTCCCTTTCCATCTGGTAATTTCCCTCCTACAAATAAGGATTTAATTGCCCCAATTTAGTTGAATTTGCATCCAGATCCAAAAATCTGttggaggagaaaaaaaaaaacattatttaggGTGTCCAAACTTCTCTGGTAGatggattttaaaatgtggagGGGAAGGTCGGGAGAGagttcaaagaggataatattagatgaacacgactctccactatagtatgatattatccactttgagatGAAGCTCTCGTGCCCTTGCTTTGTGCTTCCCataggcctcgtaccaatggagataacACTCCtcgattataaacccatgatcattccttaaattagcggacgtgggactttcatcctccaacatttacaaatggtatcagagtcagatacTTGTTAGTAtgctagtgaggacactgACCCTACgagtgtggattgtgagatcccacatcggttggagagggaaatgaaacattagatataagggtgtgaaaatgtcagatcccacctcgattggagaagggtaaattccttataatggtgtggaaacctcatatcacacatcggttggagaaaggTGCGAAAGTCTCGGATCCTACATCAAttaaaaatgggaagaaacCTCGCATCACACATATGTTGGAGAGGGAAAATTTCTTATGTGGAAACCTCAGATTCCATATCAATGGGAGAGGAGGACAACGTATtgttataagagtgtgaaaatctcttttttAGAGACGGTTTCAAAGTCTTCAGAAAAAgttaagaagaaaaagcctaaagaagataatatgTGCTTCGTGTTTGTGTGTAAAGTTCAGTTATAACCATTTAACTTGTActtgtttcaataaatttaattatgttgtGGGGTTTTGCAGCATGGCCATATCTGGATGGGTATTCATGATTTACGTCGGCTTAGCCGTTGCAACTAGGTAAGTTTTTATAATacgaaacaaaaatgaaacgaaCCAAAAACTACATTTGATGCATTGTATTGCAAGCAGTGTGAGAGTGAGCAACGAACTGGGAAGCAGGCATCCGAAATCTGCAGCCTTTTCTGCAGCGGTGGTGACTACCATCTCCATCATCATCTCCATAATGTGTGCTATAGCTGTCCTCGCACTTCGCAATGTCATCAGCTACGCCTTTACAGATGGCTCTGCCGTGGCCGCCGCCGTCTCCGATCTCTGCCCAATTCTTGCTCTCACCCTCCTCCTCAACGGAATCCAACCCATCTTATCCGGTAATTTTCGCAACTTGGTATTTATAAATTAGcttttattgaatattatttgattttgcgAAGGCGTGGCGATCGGGTGTGGCTGGCAAGCGTTCGTCGCCTTTGTAAACGTCGGTGGCTATTATGTGGTCGGAGTTCCCTTGGGTGCTCTCCTGGgtttctatttcaaatttggGGCTAAGGTACACAATTCTTGATTTTATTAGTTGGGAGTTTATAGAATTTAGTGGCTAATTATGTGCATTGTTTAGGGTATATGGTTGGGAATGCTAGGTGGGACTTTGGTGCAGACGGCCATTTTGATATGGACGACATGTCGGTTGGATTGGAATAAACAGGTAAGAAAATATGGATATGAACACTTGTGTTGTTCATTTCTGTAGCATTTAGAATacatatttttagaaataatttaggagggagattattaattaaataataatgaaaatgcaGGTGGAAGAAGCTGCCAAAAGATTGAACAAACAACTGGAATGACAGGAATCGATCTGAATCTTTGAATCAATACGAAGACAGCAAGTTATTCTGGCATTTTAAATCTTCTGTTGGTTTGTAGTAGAGCATCTCCAAGGCCTCAGATGCTCTGTTAAGAACTACAAATCTTTATTTGTAGGacgatattgttttttattttatatgaatgCTCGACCCTCCTTTAAATTCGTAatctttctcttaattaaCTAATGTCGGATTACTCCTAACAATAATCTTTCACTCAAACCAAATGCACCTTAGAGACCTCATTttctggagctctcgaacaacctTCCCATACTAGAGGGTCCATTTCTTCTCTGAAAGTTCTCGGACAAAGTACACTCTCTGTTTGACACTTCAgctctacaatagtatgataagACTCAACTCCTTCCTTGGAGCGTATACCCTTTATTTGAAGTTTGAGctctataatggtatgatattgtctactttcaTTCTCATCATAATTatacaaattgaaaagaaaaatgaaatttagtagtgtattaaaaaaaaaaaaattaaatcaacaaAATAGTATGATCAGAATTATAAATTGGAAactaaaaatatgaatttaaaatttttataaaccaTGTTTAGACAATTAATGTAGTTGTCGTTAACTCGCGGAGAGATGAGTGCTATACATTGTTATATAGCATGGACTTGTTGGTGTGATTTCTGTGGTGCTTTACGGTCCTCgccaaaaataagaaatttaaaaacaaaaatcgtGTTTAGGAGGGCTCGAAGATGGGATCAACTGCTGCAGACAATCATCATCAACCGCTGCTGCCGGCGACGGCGGCGTTGTTGTCGTCTCCGTCACTATTTTCGAATGAGCACGAAACTAGTGACGAACTGGAGAAGATATTATCGGACACCAAGTTGAGTGCCGTCCAGCGTTACAGTCGAGCTACTTGGACAGAGATGAAGCTTATGTCCCACTTGGCAGCTCCGGCCATTTTGGTGTTCGTCATTAACAACCTCCTCTCCATGTCTACACAGATCTTATCCGGCCACCTTGGCAACCTCCAGCTCGCCGCTTCCTCTCTCGGCAACAATGGCATTCAAATTTTCGCATACGGTCTCATggtattaattatatatatagtttttacacgttgattaatttagaaaatgatcatggatttataagcaAAGAACTGATGACAGATGGGAATGGGAAGCGCAATGGAAACTCTATGTGGGCAAGCATATGGTGCGGAGAAGTACGCAATGCTTGGCATTTACTTACAGAGATCAGCCATATTGTTGACACTAACGGGCGTACtcttaacaattttttatatgttttgcaAGCCCATCTTAATCTTTGTGGGTGAACCCAAGGATATTGCTTCAGCAGCTGCAGCTTTCGTGTACGGTCTGATCCCTCAACTCTTCGCCTACGCTATAAACTTCCCATTCCAGAAGTTTCTTCAGGCTCAAAGCATAGTATTTCCCAGCGTATGTATATCGGCTGGGACGCTGGTGGTGCACGTGCTGCTGAGTTGGGTGGTTGCCTATAAAATTGGGTTAGGCCTGTTTGGAGCGTCGTTGGTGCTCAGCTTCTCTTGGTGGATAATAGTGGTCGCCCAATTTGTGTACATAATTAAGAGCGACAAGTGTCAAGCCACATGGATAGGGTTTAGCACGAAGGCGTTTTCGGGGTTGTCGGGATACTTCAAGCTGTCGCTGGCGTCGGCGGCGATGCAGTGCTTGGAGATTTGGTATTTCCCGATTATGGTATTGCTTGCTGGATTGCTTGAAAACCCTGAGCTTGCCCTTGACTCCCTTTCCATTTGGTATTACATGCAATTCTGTGCAGTTTTCATTGGCTACGCTAAAGAAtgattatttgattaattttcaattttaatattttggttTTACAGCATGACTTTATCTGAATGGATTTTCATGATTTCAGTCGGCTTCAGTGCTGCCGTAAGGTAATTTTATACCAATGAAAATTATTCCTTACTTAAACTCATTATGATTTTCTAAATgtgtcgatgtgggactcaaCATAGTGGTGGTTGTTTTTGAAGTGTGAGAGTGAGCAACGAACTGGGAAGCAGACATCCGAAATCGGCAGCATTTTGTGTGGTGGTGGTGACAGCCATTGTGTTCATCATATCTGTATTCTGGGCTGTAGTTGTACTCGCACTTCGCGATGTCATCAGCTACACCTTTACAGAAGGCCCCGTCGTGGCGGCCGCGGTGTCTGATCTCTGTCCACTTCTCGCTCTCACCCTCCTCCTCAAAGGAATCCAGCCTGTGTTATCTGGTACTACTTCAATTTTCACTCACCTCCCTCAATTCCACACATATAATTCATGTTCAGTTATTTTGGTTTTGCGAAGGCGTGGCGGTTGGGTGCGGGTGGCAAGCCTTCGTGGCCTATGTAAACGTGGGTTGCTTTTATGTGGTCGGAGTTCCGTTGGGTGCCTTCCTTGGTTTCTATTTCAAACTTGGTGTCAAGGTACgtattcatttaaatttgtgaaacgaatcacgactctccacaatgacatgatattgctcacttttactttgttttgagcttctcaaaaggcctcatacaatgaagatagtatttctcacttataaatctaTAATCTTCTACTAAATTAACTCATGTGGGATTCACTTCCAATAATCCTCGATCCTCAACTATTAGGGTGTAATTGAGTGATTGTGTGCAGGGTATATGGGTGGGCATGATCGGTGGAACCTTTGTGCAGGTGGTCCTTCTGATATGGCTTATAATTCGAACCAATTGGATTAAAGAGGTAAgcatgatatatatatatatcatgaaaat
Protein-coding sequences here:
- the LOC111811687 gene encoding protein DETOXIFICATION 40-like is translated as MRSATTQDDVLEPLLQPTPDSPLLSDKHETNDELENILSDTQMPAVHRYTRATWIELKLMFYLAAPAVFVYMINYLMSMSTQIFSGHLGNLELAASSLGNNGIQIFAYGLMLGMGSAVETLCGQAFGAEKYDMLGVYLQRSAILLTLTGVLLTIVYIFCKPILIFLGESREIASAAEIFVYGLIPQIFAYAINFPIQKFLQAQSIVFPSAYISAATLVVHVVLSWVVAYKIGLGLLGVSLVLSFSWWIIVVGQFVYIVKSEKCKETWRGFSSKAFSGLGGFFKLSVASAVMLCLETWYFQILVLLAGLLDNPELALNSLSICTTISGWVFMISVGFNAAASVRISNELGSRHPKSAAFSVVVVTAIAFIISAFCAVIILALRNVISYVFTDGPVVAAAVSDLCPLLALTLLLNGIQPVLSGVAVGCGWQAFVAYVNVGCYYVVGVPLGVLLGFYFKLGAKGIWLGMIGGTCMQTMILIWVTFRTDWNKEVEEAVKRLNKWEDNPQTTLKG
- the LOC111811691 gene encoding protein DETOXIFICATION 40-like, translated to MGSTAADNHHQPLLPATAALLSSPSLFSNEHETSDELEKILSDTKLSAVQRYSRATWTEMKLMSHLAAPAILVFVINNLLSMSTQILSGHLGNLQLAASSLGNNGIQIFAYGLMMGMGSAMETLCGQAYGAEKYAMLGIYLQRSAILLTLTGVLLTIFYMFCKPILIFVGEPKDIASAAAAFVYGLIPQLFAYAINFPFQKFLQAQSIVFPSVCISAGTLVVHVLLSWVVAYKIGLGLFGASLVLSFSWWIIVVAQFVYIIKSDKCQATWIGFSTKAFSGLSGYFKLSLASAAMQCLEIWYFPIMVLLAGLLENPELALDSLSICMTLSEWIFMISVGFSAAVSVRVSNELGSRHPKSAAFCVVVVTAIVFIISVFWAVVVLALRDVISYTFTEGPVVAAAVSDLCPLLALTLLLKGIQPVLSGVAVGCGWQAFVAYVNVGCFYVVGVPLGAFLGFYFKLGVKGIWVGMIGGTFVQVVLLIWLIIRTNWIKEVDEAAKRLNKWDDKNQIILKN